The Arachis ipaensis cultivar K30076 chromosome B05, Araip1.1, whole genome shotgun sequence nucleotide sequence TGTGACTACGGATGTGGGTAACTGGGTAAGTGGTTTAGACTTTAGAGGGTTTAGCTTTTTCAAGCCGGTCtatttatttttgaaacttttgggaTTAGATTTTGCTTCTATCAATGATAGTAAATCAATTACTGTAAAAAACAATGATAGTAAAAGAGTTTATAGTTATAAAAGAAGAACATATGTGCACTATTGCAAACTTCAAGAGAGTTTGATtaatttaccctttattttaATAATAGAAATGGatctaaattaaaaaattctttttGTCTTACGTACCCAACAATCCAACCCACTTGAATGAGTTGGTTAGGCCgaataatataattaaaacatattaGAACATATAATCAAACCTGATGAATCCCAATGTATGTGTATAACCTGTTTTGGTATTATAAGAGAATTAATTAttcatgttatttttttattagcttaATTTTATGGAAAAAATGATTTTTTGATGTGGTATTAAAATTTTGTGTTTGAAAAatttagagtttaatttttagctaattaaaaaaaatagcataaaataaataaaaaaaagatctatgtaaaatttaacaaaattcaaaaataaaactttttgtttaaaaaaatatatttaaaatgtaATAATTTATATTGTCTTCTCTTATAAGTTTAAGCTTATTATAAAAAAGATAATTTCACGACGAATATAAATAAACAACTTAATATACAATCAGTATGGTTTTAAGCGCATAATTTTAAATGCATAATGATGTATGCTATGTGTAAGACTccgaattttttgaaaattaaataataggtTACTTacgatttaatatatttatttaagattcaTAAGACGAGCGATGATCATTGtggttgaaaataattttttattaaatattctcTTATGATAATTCTTGAACCGTTTACTGAGAATTTGCGAAGACGATATTCTCGCTCCTACAAATTTCTCTTTTTAAGATAGATGAAAAAATTTATGAAATTTTGCTAAGTTCTTAACTATATTATTTCTATTTTGTATACATATATTATAGATTTAGCTCACCCTAATTATTATTAtactttttataagagaaattaGAATCATGATatgtaatgtgtatatatatatatatataaaaggtgCTATGGGATTTGTATGTATGCACATGTACATTTTTCTAAATANNNNNNNNNNNNNNNNNNNNNNNNNNNNNNNNNNNNNNNNNNNNNNNNNNNNNNNNNNNNNNNNNNNNNNNNNNNNNNNNNNNNNNNNNNNNNNNNNNNNNNNNNNNNNNNNNNNNNNNNNNNNNNNNNNNNNNNNNNNNNNNNNNNNNNNNNNNNNNNNNNNNNNNNNNNNNNNNNNNNNNNNNNNNNNNNNNNNNNNNNNNNNNNNNNNNNNNNNNNNNNNNNNNNNNNNNNNNNNNNNNNNNNNNNNNNNNNNNNNNNNNNNNNNNNNNNNNNNNNNNNNNNNNNNNNNNNNNNNNNNNNNNNNNNNNNNNNNNNNNNNNNNNNNNNNNNNNNNNNNNNNNNNNNNNNNNNNNNNNNNNNNNNNNNNNNNNNNNNNNNNNNNNNNNNNNNNNNNNNNNNNNNNNNNNNNNNNNNNNNNNNNNNNNNNNNNNNNNNNNNNNNNNNNNNNNNNNNCATTATGTTGTTTTTACATATTTATTTaggtatataaatatattttttattaaaaatataataatttatgtgtctttttattaacttaaaatttgaagagaattaattttatattacggtattaaaattttataacctAAAAATTTAGCATTCGTTTAATAAcccttaaaaaaaattgaagtataaaacaaaggaaagaaaaaattttgaataaagcaACATCCTCCTATCAACTAACACTTTTGATACGCATGAATATGTATTTAGGTTTGTGCCTTAACTTCATAACAATTGTTTATTATTAATAACAAGTAGTGGATATGTAGTAGCAATGTAGCATTATTTAAAAATGTATGAAATCATGATTAACGTTTATAATACCGGATCAAGCTGGGAAACAAATTGTGTATTAATAATTAGTATTATAGATTTATATATTTGTGCTGGCGGAGTGTCATGTGTGAATGCACTACTCCATCCTCCCATTATATTCAGTCATATGTTTGTAGTAGGTGCtagttatataaaaaaaataattgagatGTTAATAcgtattatattaaataatttaattaaatatattaaatatttttatatgaaataaaaattttaaaattgaactcaaaataaaaataaaaaatttaaatgattgaCATATTAATCAATAAATGACATAAAACAAATACTTTAATTTGTTCTTGAAACATATAGAAGTTTTCCTTTTATTTCGATTGAAAAAAGCTAAGAACTAGTTCGTTTATTAGAATTTAGTATTTACGATTATTTAGTGACAGTTCGAGAAGATTGTTATTGTTTTGCTTCCGTTAATATATTTGAGGAAAAGTGAGTCATCTAAATTAAAAAAGATGCTTAAATAGAGATTGTGATTCGTAGAGAGATAACCAGCACATACTACACACCGCGTAACCTGTTTGAGACAAAATAACTTTTTGTGAAGTGATGATTATTCCCAGAAAGTTCAGAAAAGAGCAATGTGTTTAAGTGTTTTCCTACTTATTATTATACCTTTTCCTATTTTCTTCCATTGCACACTTTTGTGCTTGCGTAGTTGGTGACGAATTTTAAAAGGGTTTCCAAAAGTTCAACTTCTTCACCTATACTTAATTACTTGCATTGGTGGCTTCCACCACATATAGCTCTTTCTTACATAGTTATGATGAGagataattaattaattccagCTCGTCATCTTTTTTGTAAATACAATTAAGGATGATTGGTGAAACTTAGACCTATAAATTTATGCAAATTTACTaaaattaaactttatttttttttaaataaaaatctcaaCACAATAAGTAAGATGGAGCATTTTGAAAATTTAGAATTAcagtagaaagaaaaaaaatttaagtttactCAAACAAAAAATAAGAGTAAATTTGACtacatttaaaataaattaaaaagtagTGTTAGGggtcagtaatttttgtgatttgtagttatcaaatagccattaatgatgattttaatggtatgagattggtgtgagattttatccaatgactcacttttctttgctagtTACGTACTAATCAGAATTTGAAAAAGTTGCTGGTTttagactttttttttaaattaaattcctTCCTGATTTAAAATATATTAGAAACCCTAATTATTGACTTTTTGGTTCCGTTGAAATGCTTATACGCCTTGAAATGTGTTATTAATACTCATTAGATCAGAGAAAAATAATGGATAATCAAGTCGGTTCGTCGGCAAGCCTAGCCCACCGTGTGTTTCGCCGGCGGTGCGTGCCATTGTATATTTATGTGCGCGTTCACACAGCGCCCATTATCTCTTCTTGTATATTATCTAATAAGATAAGTTTTGTAATGGAAAAATTGTCAAACTTTTTACATATCTATCACATCAGGAAGCATGTTCATAAATAAGTAGGGTAATTGATTATTATGGAAATCAAACAATAATTAAATACATTCATATATATAGCAAGCTAATTAATTAGTAAGTACATTCCACACTGCACATCCACGTGGACAGAGTGCTTTCAGTTTCTTTCTCTACATCATGATCGATCCCccattaagaaaaataaataaaaaataaaaaagaactatGTCTTTTGAACTCCACCAAAAATATTCGGgaagctaaaaaaaaaaaaattgtgcatGCGTTCAGATTCCACAAACAACATGAAGATGCTAGCTAGCTATAGCTATAGTTATCGTTCTTCAGGCGCACGATGATCGCGAGACGAAAGCCGAAAAACCCAATTAGAGAATGACTTTGTGAAACTTACAGAAGAAGAGCCACATTCAGCTCCTGTGGAGTCTGTAACGAAGTTCTTGACTCGTTTCATGGCTACGTTTAAAGTGTCTTGAGACATGTTGGCAAAGCACACCCTGAACCACCCTGGCTCACTGCAATGGCACGACGAACCCGGAGAAATGTTCAAGCCAACTTGGTAGACAATCTTCTTCCAGAGCTCCATCTCAGCCTCAAAAGTGTTGGAACAGAGAAGGTGCCTCATATCAACCCAGCAGAACAAACCAGCATTGCTTTTCAGGCACTTTATTCCCGCTTTCTGCAACCCTGTTACGAGCATTCTCTGTCTCCGTCTCAGCCTCTTTTGATTCTCGGAGATGTATTTCTTCGTAAACTTGTTGTCACTCAGCATGGCTGCCAGAAGATACTGAGTTTGTGAAGAAACCAATCCAAAGCTTGACATCTTGGTCGCCGCAGCCACAACGGCGTCGTTTTCGGAGTAGATAGCACCGACGCGGAAACCGGGTAAACCCAAGTCCTTGGAGAGACTATAAACAACGTGAACTCTGTTCCAAATTTTGGTAGCGTCATTAGGATTCATTTCCTTAAGGATCTCCATGACGCTAACAAAGCTTGGAGAGCTAAAAACGGTGCCAGAGTAAATCTCATCGCTTATCAAGTGCATGGTTTCTTTGTCTTTGATGAAGTCAACGAGCAAGTCGAATTCATTACGAGAAAGAGTGGTTCCCAGAGGGTTTGAGGGATTCGTGACCAAGACTCCTTTGACTCTAAGGTTACGCTTTGTTGCGTCTTGGTAGGCTTGTTCCAAAGCTGACTCAGTGATTCGGAAGTTGTTTGAGCTCGTGCATTGTATTGGGACAATTTCAACCCCGGTTCGCCACTTGAGGTCTCTATCGAATCTGCACAAGTGCAAGCAAAATAAGATCAGAGACTGAAAAGTAAGAAACATATGCACGTATTCAGTGCAACTAAGACGCACCCTGGGTAATATGGGGTGGGAAGGAGGAAGGCATCGCCCTCTTCGGCAACGCAGAACATCAGGGTCTCATTTGCCGAGGTGGCGCCGGCGGTGAGGACCATGTGGTTGGGATCAAAAGTGACCTTGTTTCCTCTTATCTCGGCCATGAAATCCACCAATGCTTTCTTGAAAAGAGGGAGACCGTGGTAGTCTTGAAAGAGAGCAAGCTCTCGGAATATGGATTTGCCGTCGCGTTTGAATCCGGACACGTCAGGATTCTTCGCCAGCCATGACTCCAGGAGGTCGAAAGAGAGCTGCCAATTATTGAAAAACATAAGTTTTCTTACATGTGAGCCATGCCTTAAATAATAATTGATGAGCTAGCAGcttctttgtttttgctttttttgcACCAAAATAATAGTGTTGCAACtaacctgattttcggcaagacCCATTTGAATGATTCCATTAGGGTTCTTAACCTTATCATAGGGATTCTTTTCATATTCTTCCCATCCTAGGAAGTATGAAGAATCTTGGCCGTGAGTGTTGCATGTTGCTTTTCTAGACAATAgcctcatttttctttttctttttttttttcagggaGGTTGGGAAATAATGAGTGAAGAGGGGGTATTCTTAGATTATATAAACTAAAAAGTGTACAAGGGAATGTATATAGATAAGGCTCAAAAATAGAATTTCTCGTCAATATATAGCTTTTAGGAGCAAGCAAGAGATGGAGAAGGAATATTTGAGTGGGACTATAGGGAGTAATGAGAGAGAGATAGATAGAGTGCAGATCTTAGTTGATATGTAGATTGAAACATCGAAGATGAATTGGTGGGTGAAGTAGTGAGAAGCATGGTATATTTATACATGAAAAATCCAATAGACAAACACTGGGCCACCTTTGTTTCAATTTGCAAACAACACTTTTGACTAAACATCATCTCTCATCCAATAACCAGATTGATGAGAAATTATTAAATGCTTAGTCTTATTATAGATGTCAATGTATActgtatttataattaatttaagtTGTAACTCATTGGAATAACACTACAACATAGTTATACTAGAATGTATAAATAATATCTTATGAACATTGAATAATAAATTTGAGGGGGACAAAAACTTTTGAATGGATGTGTGAAGTGTACGCGCTTAGCCCACCGCCCATCCACTTCACGTGACCATCACTGAATATTAGAGTTATTTGGGACAGTGGAATCCACCGGGTAGGACTCTCGCGTGGGATTTTCAAGTTTATCTGATACATAAGAAAATGGCGAGTCATGTTTTTACTTGGATTGTAGTTTTTTCGGTAACATGAATTGTGAAGCATTATATATGTACGTATAGTTTAGGTTGTTATTGGTTAATTAGAAACTTAGAATGGAGTGGTGGTTAAGTTTGATAAACGCAAACAAAGTCATAACATAGCTTGAGAAGAGGGGCATAAAGTGGCGCCGAGAACAAACACCATACCGACAGCAATTTAAAGTGGGCCAGTGGTGACCCACAGAGTTCATGAAGACTTAATATTGCAACCTANNNNNNNNNNNNNNNNNNNNNNNNNNNNNNNNNNNNNNNNNNNNNNNNNNNNNNNNNNNNNNNNNNNNNNNNNNNNNNNNNNNNNNNNNNNNNNNNNNNNNNNNNNNNNNNNNNNNNNNNNNNNNNNNNNNNNNNNNNNNNNNNNNNNNNNNNNNNNNNNNNNNNNNNNNNNNNNNNNNNNNNNNNNNNNNNNNNNNNNNNNNNNNNNNNNNNNNNNNNNNNNNNNNNNNNNNNNNNNNNNNNNNNNNNNNNNNNNNNNNNNNNNNNNNNNNNNNNNNNNNNNNNNNNNNNNNNNNNNNNNNNNNNNNNNNNNNNNNNNNNNNNNNNNNNNNNNNNNNNNNNNNNNNNNNNNNNNNNNNNNNNNNNNNNNNNNNNNNNNNNNNNNNNNNNNNNNNNNNNNNNNNNNNNNNNNNNNNNNNNNNNNNNNNNNNNNNNNNNNNNNNNNNNNNNNNNNNNNNNNNNNNNNNNNNNNNNNNNNNNNNNNNNNCCAttatttctttcaattttttttttagttctcCAAATTAGTTCGTAAAGCCTTGCTGTTTCTCAATTTTAGGCTTAAAAAGAAATGAGGAATTAACTaacaaaaaattaagaaataGCATAGCTTTAAGAACTGATTTGGGAAAGTTaaacaaagaattgaaaaagataatagcctatatatatattaatactaTCTATTTCTTTTCATAATATCGTTTAACTTGATAAAATAAAGATTGATTCGTCgcaaatttgaattttatttaaagatttgTTGCTGGTCAATAGATTGCATGCACAATACAAGATTCAAACTCCCAACACATTTTTAAGCAGACTAATAAACTAATCATTAAATCAATTGAGAATTGATTTAATGCTANNNNNNNNNNNNNNNNNNNNNNNNNATATtagatataaataattttttattaaaaaatattttttttaaatagtatttttaaaattttttatttttgttatcaaattttttaacaaattttagatCAGACCAAGTTCAATAATAGAATATGTTTGATACTTGAagaaaaatttataaaagaattatagatcaaatcaattaattataCGACAAGTCAATTTAAAGATGAAATTTGATCTAATTTGACCTATTTCTGCTACTATGTAAAAAGTTAAAAAGAGAActaaaagaaataaggaaaaaaaactTTAAACAGCTCCGAACAATTACTTCAAAAGACAACGAGgtctttgacaaaaaaaaaattaatttggtcTTTGACAATTacttcaaaagaacaacaaagtTTCTATACCagaaaaagttaattttttttttaatagagaCTAATTAGTCCAAAAAAAAATCAGTgattagattaggtattttttttaGGTCTCGTTGTTCTTTCGAAATAATTATCAAGAGTCGGGTGGGTATTTACTCCAAAAATAATGGGCAACAAAAAATGAAAGAAGGNNNNNNNNNNNNNNNNNNNNNNNNNNNNNNNtttttttaataatatatatattaaatttggtgcattaactaaataaataattttatatagttATTTAATTAAACTTatgaattttgatattttttttaatagtgaatatgaaaattagttatttttgttattggatgaaaattaaattatatatattgaaaaatGATTTCTTATAACAAAAACACATatgtattattataatttatgaaAGAACAAGAATTTGAACAAGTTTGAGCCCTTCTTTAATTAATTGACCTTTCTTAAGTAGCAAGGCAAGATGAGAAAACTTCTTCCCTCCTCCCTCTCCATATTTTGAGCTCAATAAAATCCTAACTAGTTCTGTGGGTCTTGTGGCTGGCGTTGATTAACAAATTCTTAGGGAGTTGAAATTTAATAAGCATCATAggctaaataataataataataataataataataataataataataataataacgttGGCAATCTGATAAGGTGCATGCTAATTAATGTCCtaatagaaataataataataataataataataataataataataataacaacgttGGCAATCTGATAAGGTGCATGCTAATTAATGTCCtaatagaaataataataataataataataataataataataataataacaacgttGGCAATCTGATAAGGTGCATGCTAATTAATGTCCtaatagaaataataataataataataataataataataataataataacaacgttGGCAATCTGATAAGGTGCATGCTAATTAATGTCCTAATAGAAATGCTTGGTTGATGGTTATTGTTTTCTCCTTGAGTAATACTATTCCTTTCATTTTGTTCGTCGTCTCAATATATTAAACGTTATGATTGTGGGATAGGAAAACATGATGAAAAAATCATAGGGAACGTGATAAAAATCAAATGATCGATTTTCTTCCGCATATTATTAAATATGTTTTTGCGTATGAATTCGATATCATAACAAAGATTCTGAAGTAGGTGGATTCGGGTCAAaagaattatataaaaaatagttCCTAATTGTGAGGCCCACAAAATGGAGTTGATAGGCGGTCTTCATTATTTCTTCATGACATCTATCACATGGAAGTTGATtattagtttgtttaatttgctcGTGTAAATTTTATTACAAggtgaaaaaattgaaaaaagtgaTACCTCAATTCATCTAATGAGTATAGGCACTAAAGTTATAAACAAGAAGAGAAATTATTAATGAGAGAGGAGAGATAGGGGGTATCCCCTCCCTCCTCATCAAAATAAAGTTTGGTATTTGACGGGTTGGTCCCTTTCGTTCTATTTAgtgatataattttaaatttttcttccttttcattTAATGGCAGNNNNNNNNNNNNNNNNNNNNNNNNNNNCCAAAATTTGTGGGTTGAGTAATATGAATTAGGCGGACTTTTTAATTATGacgattttaaatttttaacctgCCAGTCTTTTTTGTGAATTATAGAATCGATTCTAATCTCTTCTCTCAAAAAATTTTGGCCACCAATTTAAAAACACCGTTGTAGTACATATACTCAAATTTTAGTCAAATTGAACTAATTTGACAATGTCATCAGTGTGagagtaaaatttaaaaaaggagTGAACGGTTTTGATTATGAAAGATCTATAAACAATAAAGTAGAGATACCGAATTGTCTGATCTAAAGTGAAAGAAGAAAGACAATGATATAAAAAGGAGAAAGGAAAACAACAAAACTAATGAGGTAGACATAACTGATAATATGCTAATAATTCTGTCTcagaaaaaaattatgaaaaatgataaaggtaatttttttaaaatatgtaaGATATAGAATTTAGAAATTATAGAAGATGACATGTATACAAATAAAATGATACAAAAATAATTCAATTAGACTTAGTTGATGGTCCAAACTAATGACGGATTTAAAATAAAGTGACACAAGTTATTGTAATTTATAAAATGGACGATGATGAATTAGTATATACTCTCTCATATCTATCAGAACAAGATCAAGAAAGAAAAGAATGGCAAATCGAAGTCGTAAAGGTGACATCAATTAAAGACTTTACTCACATGAAAAGAGGAGAGATcttttaaagtaatttttttttttaaggtgaTATTAGATTATTCGTTTGTTGTATTTGTTAAGTGTTATTGCCTAAGTATTGCGACTAGTTAGGGTATTATGAATCTTTTTAGCGTTTGtgctttgttttgtttttctatttgagttGATGTGAATTTTTGTTTGTTGCCTTGTAAGCACGGAATATTaacctttttttctctttttgggtCGAAAATTTTACTAATAATCGAAAAAAAATCAATCTAAAACAtattttaattcattaattatCGTTGAAATAAATatgtatttttataaatattagtttCATTTTTCGTGCTTAGCGTGCTTNNNNNNNNNNNNNNNNNNNNNNNNNNNNNNNNNNNNNNNNNNNNNNNNNNNNNNNNNNNNNNNNNNNNNNNNNNNNNNNNNNNNNNNNNNNNNNNNNNNNNNNNNNNNNNNNNNNNNNNNNNNNNNNNNNNNNNNNNNNNNNNNNNNNNNNNNNNNNNNNNNNNNNNNNNNNNNNNNNNNNNNNNNNNNNNNNNNNNNNNNNNNNNNNNNNNNNNNNNNNNNNNNNNNNNNNNNNNNNNNNNNNNNNNNNNNNNNNNNNNNNNNNNNNNNNNNNNNNNNNNNNNNNNNNNNNNNNNNNNNNNNNNNNNNNNNNNNNNNNNNNNNNNNNNNNNNNNNNNNNNNNNNNNNNNNNNNNNNNNNNNNNNNNNNNNNNNNNNNNNNNNNNNNNNNNNNNNNNNNNNNNNNNNNNNNNNNNNNNNNNNNNNNNNNNNNNNNNNNNNNNNNNNNNNNNNNNNNNNNNNNNNNNNNNNNNNNNNNNNNNNNNNNNNNNNNNNNNNNNNNNNNNNNNNNNNNNNNNNNNNNNNNNNNNNNNNNNNNNNNNNNNNNNNNNNNNNNNNNNNNNNNNNNNNNNNNNNNNNNNNNNNNNNNNNNNNNNNNNNNNNNNNNNNNNNNNNNNNNNNNNNNNNNNNNNNNNNNNNNNNNNNNNNNNNNNNNNNNNNNNNNNNNNNNNNNNNNNNNNNNNNNNNNNNNNNNNNNNNNNNNNNNNNNNNNNNNNNNNNNNNNNNNNNNNNNNNNNNNNNNNNNNNNNNNNNNNNNNNNNNNNNNNNNNNNNNNNNNNNNNNNNNNNNNNNNNNNNNNNNNNNNNNNNNNNNNNNNNNNNNNNNNNNNNNNNNNNNNNNNNNNNNNNNNNNNNNNNNNNNNNNNNNNNNNNNNNNNNNNNNNNNNNNNNNNNNNNNNNNNNNNNNNNNNNNNNNNNNNNNNNNNNNNNNNNNNNNNNNNNNNNNNNNNNNNNNNNNNNNNNNNNNNNNNNNNNNNNNNNNNNNNNNNNNNNNNNNNNNNNNNNNNNNNNNNNNNNNNNNNNNNNNNNNNNNNNNNNNNNNNNNNNNNNNNNNNNNNNNNNNNNNNNNNNNNNNNNNNNNNNNNNNNNNNNNNNNNNNNNNNNNNNNNNNNNNNNNNNNNNNNNNNNNNNNNNNNNNNNNNNNNNNNNNNNNNNNNNNNNNNNNNNNNNNNNNNNNNNNNNNNNNNNNNNNNNNNNNNNNNNNNNNNNNNNNNNNNNNNNNNNNNNNNNNNNNNNNNNNNNNNNNNNNNNNNNNNNNNNNNNNNNNNNNNNNNNNNNNNNNNNNNNNNNNNNNNNNNNNNNNNNNNNNNNNNNNNNNNNNNNNNNNNNNNNNNNNNNNNNNNNNNNNNNNNNNNNNNNNNNNNNNNNNNNNNNNNNNNNNNNNNNNNNNNNNNNNNNNNNNNNNNNNNNNNNNNNNNNNNNNNNNNNNNNNNNNNNNNNNNNNNNTATAAAATGTTTTTGTggctattaaaaatattttcattaataattatataattgtCACTAAAATTTTTTCACAGtaaaatataagataaattaatatttaactaTCAGTAAATATATTAGCGACTATTTTATTGttgttcaaaataaaataaatgatcgttaaaaatattttagtacaTGTACATATTTgtataaaaaaaagtgttatcTCAGTCTATAACTTTTCTTGTTTGATGATTTGCTTAACTCAAATTTAAAATGAATAAATTGGTTAAAAATGCGTTATTTGatatacaacaaaaaaaattctATCTGATTTTATTTCTAATTACAATAAGTCGACTGTATTTATATGAAGAAAATATATAGAAGATAATTATACaacatataataatttttatgaCGAAGAGCTGGT carries:
- the LOC107641657 gene encoding 1-aminocyclopropane-1-carboxylate synthase 3-like, giving the protein MRLLSRKATCNTHGQDSSYFLGWEEYEKNPYDKVKNPNGIIQMGLAENQLSFDLLESWLAKNPDVSGFKRDGKSIFRELALFQDYHGLPLFKKALVDFMAEIRGNKVTFDPNHMVLTAGATSANETLMFCVAEEGDAFLLPTPYYPGFDRDLKWRTGVEIVPIQCTSSNNFRITESALEQAYQDATKRNLRVKGVLVTNPSNPLGTTLSRNEFDLLVDFIKDKETMHLISDEIYSGTVFSSPSFVSVMEILKEMNPNDATKIWNRVHVVYSLSKDLGLPGFRVGAIYSENDAVVAAATKMSSFGLVSSQTQYLLAAMLSDNKFTKKYISENQKRLRRRQRMLVTGLQKAGIKCLKSNAGLFCWVDMRHLLCSNTFEAEMELWKKIVYQVGLNISPGSSCHCSEPGWFRVCFANMSQDTLNVAMKRVKNFVTDSTGAECGSSSVSFTKSFSNWVFRLSSRDHRAPEER